Below is a genomic region from Leptospira bourretii.
CTTCCACCGAGTGAAATATAAATATAATCGCGAAACCACCTATTCAGCGTTACATGCCAACGATTCCAAAATTCTGTTGGTGTTTTGGAAAATTCTGGAGTTTCAAAATTAACAGTAAGAGTAACTCCAAGAAGTCTTGAAACACCAAGAGCAATAAAAGAATAACCAGCAAAGTCACAATAAATTTGTGTTAAAAATAAAAACCCACCAGCAAACACTTGGGATCCATCCATGGCCTGGATGATGTCTGGATTTTGAGTATAAAGAGATTTTCCTGCAAGGAAAACTTGGTCGACGTAAGTGGCTAAGTTATCGGCCACATAGACCTTCATAAAATAACCAAGAAGGATATCATACAATCCTTTCTGCACTCCATCCCAAGTGGGGAATTTTGGTTTTTTCAATTGAGGAAGAAGGTCTTGGGCACGTTCGATGGGACCTGCCACAAGTTGTGGAAAATAATTCACAAACAGAGCAAAATCAAAAAAATCACGTTCCGCTTTGATTTGTTTTCGGAACACATCGATTGTATAAGACATGGTTTGGAAAGTATAAAAACTAATCCCCACAGGAAGGATGATGTTTCTTAACAAATAAGTATGGGAATCCGCCACGGCAGTAGAACCCATCCACAATGCCAATTGGTTCCAGGAATCGATAAGATTCACTGCGAAAAAATCATAGTACTTCATTGTAAAAAGAAGGCCCAAGTTGGCTAAAATAGAAACTGATAGGTAAAGGCGACGACGAATTTGGTTTTCTGTACCTTCAATTAATATGGCAGCACAATAGTCGATAATGGTACTGACAAGGATGAGAGTGAGAAAAAACCACTCCCACCACCCGTAAAAAAAGTAAGATGCAAGGAGTAACCAAAGGTTTTGTGCGCGGTAGGCCCATTTTTGTTTTCCGGCAAACCAACCGAATCCCAAAAAGACCGCATACACGATAAGAAAGAATAACAAAAAGACAAAGGTATTAAAAAGCATCGGTCTTCGTTACAATTTCCGGGTCACTCGATTCTGTAAAATTGAAAAAATGAGGACAAAATGGAGAATCTTATCGTTGACCCTTTCGGATTTGCAGAAATCTTGAGAGTTACCTTGGATCTACGTTCGGAACTCAAAACCAAATTCGGTTTTTCGGAATTTCGCCCGGGCCAAGAAGAGGCCATTCGTTCTGTGTTAACAGGACAAGATACCCTGGCCATTTTACCAACTGGTGCGGGAAAGTCTCTCATCTACCAACTCCCGGCAGCCATCCAGAAAAATAAACTAACCCTTGTTATCTCTCCTCTCATTGCGCTGATGAAAGACCAAACCGAGAGTTTACTTGCCAAAGGAATTCCTGCAGCTTTTTGTAATTCCACACAAGATGAAGTCGAACAAATGACCATCCTTGCCAAATCGGTAAAAGGAGAAATTCGAGTTCTTCTCGTTTCACCGGAAAGAGCACTTTCCAATGGATTCCTTCATATCTTTCGGGAACTCGACTTATTTGCACTTGTTATAGATGAAGCCCATTGTGTTTCACAATGGGGACATGACTTTCGTCCCGAATACCGCCAAATCCATATTTTGCGGGAACGCCACCCTCGTCCCAATTTTCCGATCCTTGCCCTTACGGCAACTGCTACGACAAAAGTCCAAACAGATGTTCAAAACGCACTTGGAATGAAATCACCAAAAGTGGTTCTTTCCACTTTTTATAGACCTAATTTAAAATTCAGTGTGGAATATCCGGCTGCCGAAAGGGACAAAGCAGACAGGCTCATTGAACTTTTGGAACCTTGGAAAGATGGAAGGAAATTTCCAGGTCGTGCCATTGTTTACTGTGCCACAAGAAAAAAAACCGATGAAGTGTATGATCTTTTAAAAGACTTTGGATTCTCTGTGGGAAAATACCATGCCGGAAGAACCGATGGAATCAGGGAACGAACTCAAAATGCTTACACTTCTGGAAAAGTTCCTATCCTTGTCGCTACCAATGCTTTTGGAATGGGCATGGACCAACCTGATGTTCGTTTGGTTGTGCATTACCAAGTTCCAGCCTCTCTCGAAGCTTATTACCAAGAAGCGGGTCGTGCCGGAAGGGATGGGCTTGGGTCAGAATGTGTTTTGTTTTTTAAAGCGGGTGATGTGGCCACACAAGCTTTTATGTTATCGAAAGAAACCAACTTCAAAGGTGGTGACACTCTTCTCAAATACATTAAAGAGTATGCAGGCAAAGAGGAATGTAGGCAAGTCCAACTTTGTTCTTATTTTGGTGAAACCATTTCTCCTTGTGGGAATTGCGATATTTGTACTGAGGTTGGCTCCAACCTCCATCGATCCCATTTTTTAAAAACAGAAGCCGCCAAAGTCCAAAAGAAAAATGAAAAAAGGGAATACCCACTTTCGGAATGGGAAGAAGAAACCATTCAAAATTTTTTAAAAGAACATCCTGCTGTATTTGGAAAAACCATCATTGCCAAAACTCTTGTTGGCAAACGCACAAAAGATGTGCTTCGGTATCGAATGGAACGAAATCCCTTCCATGGAAAATTGGATGGAATTCCGGAAGAAGCAGTCGTTGCAAAACTTGAAACCTGGGTGGAGGAAAAAAAAGTTTTAGTAGCAGGGGCCAAATACCCAAAATTATATTTACCCAATTTTGTTAAAACAAAATCAAAAATTTCCTCATCTAACTCTGATGATACGAACTCATCTCCATCAAAAATAAAAAAACCACCTACTCTCCATTCCCAAATTTTAAAAGAACTGATGAATTACCGCGATCGGAAAGCAAGACAACTCAAGTGGAAAAAGTTTATGGTATTTCAAAATCCTGTTCTCAAACGAATTGCGGAAAGAAAACCAAAAAACCTTTCGGAGCTCGAAGCCACAAAGGGTGTGGGCCCGGCCAAGGTGGAACGATTTGGAAATGATATCATTGAAATCTTATCCAAATGGGACTAAATGTCCTCTTACGAAGGAAAATCCGATCAAATCTTAGAACCTAGTTCATGTCCATAGTGGACTTGAAACAAACTTAGATTCAGTCACATCCAAAGTAAATTCCCTTGAAACTTTCCATGTCTCTTAGAATCTGCAGATTCATAGGGGCAAAATGGAAAAAATTGCAGGGAAGATCGTAACTCACGAAAGAGAATGGGAAGGTACAATTGAATTCGATTCAAATACCGGACTCATCACAGAAGTGAAAGATGGAATTGATCCAGAAGCTTGCCAATTTCCCGAAGGTACAGTGATTTTTCCTGGTTTTGGAGATATCCACATTCACGCAAGAGAAGATGTGAGTGGAAAACATACTTACAAAGAAGATTTTATTTCTGCCGGGAATGCAGCCATCAATGGTGGAGTGATCCATGTGGCAGATATGCCAAACAATCCCGTACCTCCCATTGACGATGAATCTTATGCCGCCAAACAAGCGCTCACCAAAAAAGCACCCATTCATATCACATTGTATGCAGGGATTGGACCTCATACCAAACCACTAGAAAAAAAAGTTCCCTATAAAGTGTTTATGGGACCTTCCATTGGCGAATTGTTTTTTCATGACAATGCTTCATTGGAAGAAGTGATCAAACATTACGTTGGCCAAGACATTAGTTTTCACTGTGAAGACCCAGAGATTCTAGTAGCAAATCAATCACAACCGACACACGAAAAAAGACGTCCCAAAGAAGCTGAAACAGTCGCGACGGATTTTGCTTTGTATTTAATCGAAAAATACAATCTCAAAGGAAAACTCTGTCACTATTCTACAAAAGATGGTCTTTCAAAAATCATCGCAGCGAAAAAAAGAGGAGTGAATGTGACTTGTGAAGTCACCCCTACACATTTGATGTTTGATACGGATATGTTAACAGAAACCAATCACAAATGGTTTCAGATGAACCCACCCCTTCGTGGAAAAGAAGACCGCGAAGCGATGGTGAAAGGGATTTTGGATGGACATATCGATTATTTGGCGACAGACCACGCTCCCCACTCCATAGAAGAAAAACAAAAAGGGACAAGTGGGATCTCACAACTGGATACGTATGGGTTATTTGTCACCTATATGATACTCAAACTAAACATTCCGATGACTACAATTGCAAAAATCTGTTCCAAAAACCCAGGAGAGTTTGTGGCACCCTATTTACCGGAAACATTTGGAAAAGGGGTTGGTATCCTTAATCAAGGTTATGCGGCAAATTTTTCTGTCTTAAATTTAAAAAAACCAGTTGAATTTAAAAAATCAATGGTTAAAAGTAAGTCCGGCTGGTCACCCTTTGAGGGATTCCAATTTCCTGGATCCATCGAAGCAGTTTACTTTTTAGGCAAAGAAATACATGCAAAATGAGCCATTAGGCAGTAAAATTCTCTCTGGTCTCACCGTTAAGTCACTCCTTGCGGAATATCCGAATAGTTTTCAAGTTTTAGATTGGGAAGGAAATTTTATTTCTGTTACCGAACGATTTGCTCGGTTTTTAGAATTTCAACCAAAAGATATTGTTGGTAAATCCATTGTTGATTTTGCCCACGAAGACGACAAAGAAAACACAAAGTATACCTTTGATAGTTTAGGCGAAAATCCAAATATTGTAAATTTCGAAAACCGCTTAGTCACCCACTCAAACGAAGAAGTGTGGATCATTTGGTTACTCATTCCTTTACGTGAATCAAAAATTATTCTTGGATTCGATAGAGACGTTACCATCCAAAAGGACATTTCGTTCGAATTCCTCCTCCAACAACAGAAGTATAAATCTATTTTTGACAACCTTCCCATGGGAATTGCTATCACCGATGAAAAGGGGAAAATTGTTGAGACCAATAAAACAGCAAGAACCTATTTCAATATCCAAGATGGGGAACTTTTAAATCGTACTTTAAACATTCGTAAATACACTCTCATTCAGCCGAATGGAAATAAAATTTATCCAAGAAATTCCAGTCTCATGCGTGCGTTGCGACACAAAGAAGTGATTCGTAATATGGAGATTGGTCTAATCAAAGAAGAAAAAATTACTTGGTTTGATATTTTAGCAACACCGATTCCTCTCGAAAACTTTGGCCTTGCCGTTGCGTTTCTTGACATCACACAAAGAAGGCATGCAGAAGAAAAAATAGCATACCTAGCTTTTTTTGATCAACTCACCAATCTTCCCAACAGAAACTCTTTGATTGATAAACTTTTTCCAATCTTTGAAGAAGCAAGAAGGCATGGAAATCTTGTAGGTATCCTTGCCATTGATTTAGATAACTTTAAAATCATCAATGATTCTCGTGGCCATGAATTTGGTGATAAAATTATCAAACTCGTTGCGTATCGAATCCGAGAAAGTATCAGAGTCTATGATCTGATTAGTAGACAAGGTGGCGATGAATTCACAGTTGTATTGCCCGATTTATCTAACGAAAGAGATGCAGCTGTTATTTCCGAATCCATTTTGGATGCCATGACTCATCCATTTGTCATCGATGGGGAAAGAATTTTTGTAAACATATCGATTGGGATCGCACTTTATCCTACAGATGGAAAAGATTCCAACACACTTCTAAAAAATGCAGACAGTGCTCTCAACTTAGCAAAATCCCAAGGGAAAAACTGTTATGTATTTTTTACAGAAGAACTACAAACTGTTGTGGCAGAAAGATTGGAAATCGAAAACAGGATGCGGATTGCCATCATCGAAAACCAATTCACTTTGATGTACCAACCCAAAATCGATCTTTATACAAAAAAACCTGTGGGTGTTGAAGCCCTCATCCGTTGGCGTCATCCTGAACGCGGACTTATTTCTCCCAATGTATTCATTCCCATCTCTGAAGAAACAGGGATGATATTTGCGATTGGTGAATGGGTCATAAAATCAGCAATCCAAACAATGAGATATTGGAAAGACCAAGGGATTAATGATGTTTCGATGGCGGTCAATATCTCCACCAAACAGTTCAAACACGAAAGATTAATTTCTACGATTGCTGAAAACCTAAAACTATTCAAAGTGGATCCGCATGATTTGGAAGTGGAACTCACGGAAAGTTCTGTTATGGAAAATGCCGACGCTGCCGTCCGGACCATGCAAGAGATTCGAAAACTCGGTGCCAAAATTGCAATTGATGATTTTGGAACCGGCTATAGTAGTTTGGGGTATTTGAAAAAACTTCCGATTTCCTCTTTAAAAATTGATCGTTCTTTTGTATCTGAAATCACATCAGACAAAGATTCCAAAACCATCATCCATGCTGTTTCCAATCTAGCACATAACCTTGGTTTGAGTGTTGTGGCGGAAGGAGCAGAAACTGAGGAACAAGTCAAGTTACTTGCCGAAAGTGGAGTTGATCTCATCCAAGGATTTTATTTCGCCAAACCGATGAGTTCTGAGGAATGCCTTCATTTTCTGAAGACAGAACTTGGAATTTCGGATTGACCCGGTCGCTTTCCCACCGTTTTTATCAATTAAGGATTTCACTTGAAACTTTCAGTTGATTGGTTAAACGAATTTACCCCCCTCTCCCAAATTCCTTTCGAAAAGGTATTGGAAAAAATTAATACATCCATTTGCGAAATTGATGATGTGGAAGAATTTAAACTTCACCTATCATCGGTTATCACTGTCAAAATCAAATCACTTGAAAAACATCCCAATGCGGAAAAACTATCCACTACTGTCGCCACAGACGGTTCCAAAGATTACCAGATTGTGACTGCCGCTACCAATGTAAAGGTAGGTGACATCGTTCCATTGGCCCTTCCTGGAACCAAACTAGATGGAAAAGAAATTTTAGATTCGGAACTTCGGGGTGTTCGTTCCCAAGGGATGTATTGTTCCGAAAAAGAACTAGGCCTTGCTTTAGAATCTTCTGGAGTATTGATTTTTCCAAACGACACTCCACTTGGAATTTCAGTTCGTAAATTTTATTTATGGGAAGATACGATTCTCACAATCGATAACAAATCCATCACACATAGACCTGACCTTTGGAATCATTTTGGATTTGCACGTGAACTTGCAAGCCAACTCCAGTTGCCTTTGAATGAATTCCCTTTCCAAACAGATACAAAATGGGAATCAGGAAATGAGGGACTGGTTGTGGAAAAAACAGAACATGCACATGCTTACTATGTCTGTTCCATCAAAGATGTAAACATCGCTCCTTCAAATACCAAAATCAAATCTCGGCTTGAAAAATGTGGAATTCGGTCCATCAACAATGTTGTAGATGTTTCCAACTATCTTTTGTTAGAACTTGGTCAACCAACACATTTTTTTGATCGAGAAAGATTAAAGTCCACAACCTTCTCTGTTTCAAAGTCAAAGGAAGGCGACTCCTTCCCTTTGTTAGATGACACAAGTCCTAAATTACAAAAAGATCTGCTTCTCATTCAAAATGGAAAAGATCCAGTTGCCCTCGCCGGTGTGATGGGAGGAAAAGATTCTGCAGTGATCGATACCACAAAAAACATTGTAATGGAATCAGCAGTTTTCAAAAGAGAAGATGTTCGTTATACAATTCGCAAAACCAATATCCGTACTGAGTCGGCTGTTCGATACGAAAAAGGTTTAGATAGTTACACTTGTTTGCCGGTAATTCGCAGAGCAGTCCAATTACTAAAAGAAAATGGAAACCCAAAGATCAAAGTATATGAACCGCAAGGATTCAATCATACAGAATCTAAGTCTGTGACCATTCAAACAAATCTTTCTTTCCTACGCCATAAATTAGGTAAAAATATTTCGCAAAATGAAGTCACGGATATCTTAAACCGGCTTGGTTTCAAAGTCACAAACCAAGGGGAAGAATTATCTGTTTTAGTTCCTAAATTCAGACAAAATTACGATGTTACCATACCCGAAGACCTTGTGGAAGAAATCGGAAGGACTATTGGATACGCATCCATCCAAACTCAAGCCCTTTCGATGGCAGTGGAAACTCCAATTCGTAACCCATTACGCGAACTGGAAAGAAGAGTTAAAAACTTCCTCGCTTTAGAAGTTGGATTTAATGAAGTTTATAATTATTCCTTTGCATCACAAACAGATTCCAAATTAGAAGCAAAAGAAGAACATTCTTCGTTAAAAATTGCAAACGAAATGCCCGACGAACATTCGTTATTACGAAATAGTCTTTTTCCAGGTATCATCAAACAAGCAAAACTCAACCAAGACCGATTTGAGTCTGTAAATTTATTTGAACTTGGAAGAACCTATCATAAAGAAGGGAATGGTTCGGAACTAGCAGAAGAAAGACGTTGGATGGCCATCCTTTCTCTTTCGAAAAACAAACCGAATGACCTAACAGCTGTTGAATTAGAATTTTTACAGGTTAGAGAAACAATCTCCGATCTTTTCCAATATTTGAATCTACCAAAATACAAATGGGAAAAAACAAATCGAAACTACTTCCATCCCAATGCTGGACTTGTTCTTTCTTACGATGGAATAGAGATTGCGGAATTGGGAATCCTCCACACACGTTTTGCAGATGATTATGACTTAAAACGAAGAGCCATTCTTTCTAAAATCAATATGGAAAAGTTAGTGGATGTTTGGGAGAAACAAGGAAGGAACTCACATTTTGTTCCACCATCCAATTTCCCTCAAGGCCAATTAGATCTTTCTTTGCTGATGAACGAAAAAGATACAACAGAATCTTTTGTAGGTCTAGTACAAGGAATGAAAATTCCTGAACTAGAATCTGTGTTTGTTCAAACCATCTTCAAAGGGGAAACAGTCGGTGAAGGAAAAAAATCTGTCACGTATCGATTTAGACTTATGTCCTATGACAAAACATTTACGCAAGAAAGGTTCAAAGAACTTTCTGATTCTCTTGTAGATATCGCAAAGAAGAACGGATACAGCTTAAGATAAATTTGCTTTGACAAATCCCGATTTTTATCGGGAAATCATCCGAGTTTATGCGGACACTCCTAACAGTCATTTTGTCGGGTTTGGTATTTTCATGTTCCCGATTGGAAATCCAAAAATCCATTACAGATGACAGCTTTGTTCCGCAAAAAATCGATTATGCGATTTCTTCTGGTTCCGATGCCAATTTTCCAAAACTTCGATGGACACCAATCTTTAAAAACAACTTAAGTTTAGGTTTTCAATCGGACCATGTTTTCCTTAGATTGAAAGCAACCAACCAAACTTCTGCAAACAAACTAATTTTAGATTTAGGAAATCCACATTTAGATTTTGTCCGAGTTTATGAAGAAGGAAATCCGGAACCTATCAAAGAAGGTGGAGATTTTATTGCACACTCTCATTGGGATGCCTTTTCAAAATCCATCGCTTTTGAATTGGATTGGAAAGAAAACGAAGCTAAAACTTTAATTTTAGAAACCAAATCTTCATCAAACGTCAGTTACCTGATTCGATTTTACTCAAAAGATACATTTTATTTAAAAGAAAATTTAGAAAATACCATTCTCGGTTTTTTTTATGGAACCATATTAATCATGGTGATTTACAATTTATTTATATATTTTATCTTAAAAGAAAAAGCATATATTACATATTCCATATCCATTTTTTTTAACCTAGCCCTTCAAATGTATTTGAATGGCATATTAAACCAAGTCATTACACTGGACCATCCAGAAATTCATAACCGAATCGGAAGTATCATAGTCACCTGCTCCGCAGTTTCGGGTTGGACATTTGCCCAACAAACTTTGAATTTGCGAGAACTAAATCCTTGGTCACACAGACTCATCCAATCTTTAAAATTTGTAGTTTTATTCTATATTTTAATTCCATATTCTTACCTACCAATTGCCATTGCAGTTCGATTGGGAAATCTAATTGCTCAAGTTTTTGTGGTTTCAGTACTTCTCGTTGCTTTGGTTAATTATAGCACCGGAAATAAACAAGCAAGGTTGTTTCTATTTGGATGGAGTACCCTACTTTTTGGGATTTTGATGTACACATTGATGCAAAACGGAGTTTTGCCTGTAAATCTATTCACAATTTATGGAAACCAAATTGGTTCCACTTTAGAAGCGGGAATTTTATCACTAGCACTTGCCAATAAAATCAACGAATTAAAAGAAGAAAAAGCAAACACCCAAGCCTTAGCACTTGTCACTCTTGAAGAAAAAGTAAGAGAACGTACAAAAACTTTGGATGAATCTTTAAACTTAATCAAAAAGGATTTGAATGTTGCTAAAAAAATTCAAAAAACTTTGTTCTCTGATATTAAAACTAGTGATCCAAGAATCCATTTTCACTCCTACTACCAGTCGATGTCCGAAGTAGGAGGTGATTTTTACGACCTAACACAAGTTAAACCTGATTACTATCGAATTTTTGTAGCGGATGCTACAGGTCATGGAATCCAAGCTGCCCTCATCACAATGGCCATCAAAGCGGAATACGAATCACTCAAAATGATTTATGATCATCCTGATGATTTAGTATTTCATATGAACCAAATCTTTATTAACAAATATAGCAATATTCAAACAATATTTACCTGCTCTGTTTGTGATATTGACTTAAAAAACAAATTACTCTTTTATTCTTCAGCAGGTCACCCAGATCAAATACACCAAAGAATTGATGATATAAAACTTTTACCAAGAACTGGGAAAATCATAGGACTTATGGACCATACCCAGTACCGGATCATCGAACACCAAATCGAAGAAGGCGATCGTATTTTTCTCTTTACCGATGGAATTTTTGAACAGTTCAATCCTGAAAAAGAACTATTCGGTGAAGACCGTTTGTATGATATTTTAAAAGAGAACCTGAAGATGAGTTTGGATCATACAATGGCAAAGGTACTCAGTGAACTATCTTCTTTTACAGAAGGTGATGTAAAACAAGACGATATTACATTTATCGGTTGCGAAATTCAAAGTCTAAGTTGATTTTGATATCCATGTCCTATTCAGAAATTCCAGTTTTTACCAATCCATTCATCCACCCATCTGCAACTGCCTTTGGGATGATCGAATATGGAACTTCCGTTTCTTTATGGCCCGGTGCTGTGGTGCGTGCTGATATGAACTCCATCAAATTAGGAAATTATGTGAATATCCAAGATAATTCCACTTTACATACTGACAGCACAAGCCCCATTAGTATCGGCGAATGGACATTAGTTGGTCACAATGTAATGATCCACGGCTGTAAAATTGGGAGAGGAGTTCTTGTTGGTATTGGTTCTATTGTTCTGGATAATGCTGAAATTGGCGATGGCTCTCAAATTGCTGCCGGTTGTATGATTCGAGGAGGGAAAAAAATTCCACCCAGATCTCTTGTCGTACCTGACGGTTCAGATATCAAAGTATTTGCAGGAAAAGCAAAGCCAGAATTGACAGTAGCAGGATGTATTGAATACGCCCATCTTTCTGTTCGATTTCAACAAAACATCTTTGTGCCCTTTCAAAAAGAAGAAGAAGTACATTTTGTAAACCAAGCGAAAGAAATCATTGGAAAGTTAGGCATCTAACCAACAAAATAAAAATTCTTTCTGTCTAAACCATATCTCTTTTATGAAAAAAATTATAGATAAACTGCAAATCCTGGGAATTTTTTCTATCACACAGACTGTTTTTCAAATTGGAACCGTCATGATTATGGCTGTTTCTGCACTTGCTGGACAAAGCATTGCCCCCTCGCCAGAATCAGCTTCACTTCCAATTTCATTTGTGATTTTAGGAACTCTTCTTGGGTTGGTTCCTGCCTCAAAGTATATGAAATGGAAAGGTAGCAAAGTGGGTTTACTCACTGGAACAGTGATCGGTATCATTGGTGCAATCCTTGCATCTTATTCCATGTATGAGAAGAATTTTATCTTATTTTCCATATCACACTTGTTATATGGTTTTCATCAATCATTTGTTCAGTATTTACGATTTGTGGCAATGGAATCAGTACCAACACATGATAGATCCAGTGCCCTTTCTTGGATTTTAATCGCAGGTATTCCAGCAGCATTTCTTGGTCCATTGGCTGGACTCCAAGGGAAAGAAATTTTTCCAAACTCTTTGTATTTAGGATGTTATTTAATTTTAATTTCCAGTTTGTGTTTACAATTTTTCTTTATTTTATTTTTACCAAAACCCAATAAAGAATTATCTAGTATACCTTCACAATCTAATGACCCTTCCCCAAGATTTACGATTCGCCCACTTTCTTATCATATAAAAAATTTAGGATTATGGGTTTCGATTTTGGCAACAGCTTTTAGTTTTGGACTGATGGCAATGCTGATGTCCGCAGTGCCAGTGGCAATGAAATCCCATGGGCATGAAATGCATGCATCCACTCTGGTACTTCAATGGCATGTATTAGGAATGTACATTCCTTCTTTTTTCTCAGGACAATTGGTACGAAAAATGACAGCACCGTATCTGATACTTTTAGGAATTTTTGTGATGGGACTTGAAAGTTTTGCTGCTCTACAAGGAACAGAATTTTTACCATTTGCAATGGCACTCATACTACTTGGCATTGGTTGGAATTTTATGTATGTTGGTGGCACCAACTTACTTGTCGAACAATACCATCCTT
It encodes:
- a CDS encoding 7TM diverse intracellular signaling domain-containing protein yields the protein MRTLLTVILSGLVFSCSRLEIQKSITDDSFVPQKIDYAISSGSDANFPKLRWTPIFKNNLSLGFQSDHVFLRLKATNQTSANKLILDLGNPHLDFVRVYEEGNPEPIKEGGDFIAHSHWDAFSKSIAFELDWKENEAKTLILETKSSSNVSYLIRFYSKDTFYLKENLENTILGFFYGTILIMVIYNLFIYFILKEKAYITYSISIFFNLALQMYLNGILNQVITLDHPEIHNRIGSIIVTCSAVSGWTFAQQTLNLRELNPWSHRLIQSLKFVVLFYILIPYSYLPIAIAVRLGNLIAQVFVVSVLLVALVNYSTGNKQARLFLFGWSTLLFGILMYTLMQNGVLPVNLFTIYGNQIGSTLEAGILSLALANKINELKEEKANTQALALVTLEEKVRERTKTLDESLNLIKKDLNVAKKIQKTLFSDIKTSDPRIHFHSYYQSMSEVGGDFYDLTQVKPDYYRIFVADATGHGIQAALITMAIKAEYESLKMIYDHPDDLVFHMNQIFINKYSNIQTIFTCSVCDIDLKNKLLFYSSAGHPDQIHQRIDDIKLLPRTGKIIGLMDHTQYRIIEHQIEEGDRIFLFTDGIFEQFNPEKELFGEDRLYDILKENLKMSLDHTMAKVLSELSSFTEGDVKQDDITFIGCEIQSLS
- a CDS encoding gamma carbonic anhydrase family protein, which produces MPVFTNPFIHPSATAFGMIEYGTSVSLWPGAVVRADMNSIKLGNYVNIQDNSTLHTDSTSPISIGEWTLVGHNVMIHGCKIGRGVLVGIGSIVLDNAEIGDGSQIAAGCMIRGGKKIPPRSLVVPDGSDIKVFAGKAKPELTVAGCIEYAHLSVRFQQNIFVPFQKEEEVHFVNQAKEIIGKLGI
- a CDS encoding MFS transporter, which translates into the protein MKKIIDKLQILGIFSITQTVFQIGTVMIMAVSALAGQSIAPSPESASLPISFVILGTLLGLVPASKYMKWKGSKVGLLTGTVIGIIGAILASYSMYEKNFILFSISHLLYGFHQSFVQYLRFVAMESVPTHDRSSALSWILIAGIPAAFLGPLAGLQGKEIFPNSLYLGCYLILISSLCLQFFFILFLPKPNKELSSIPSQSNDPSPRFTIRPLSYHIKNLGLWVSILATAFSFGLMAMLMSAVPVAMKSHGHEMHASTLVLQWHVLGMYIPSFFSGQLVRKMTAPYLILLGIFVMGLESFAALQGTEFLPFAMALILLGIGWNFMYVGGTNLLVEQYHPSEKNSIQATNDTIVYSFAILSTYSAGYLENKIGWLNLNLVSIPFLLFVSIFTMYYIHSQRRKV